A region from the Gossypium hirsutum isolate 1008001.06 chromosome A08, Gossypium_hirsutum_v2.1, whole genome shotgun sequence genome encodes:
- the LOC107926652 gene encoding uncharacterized protein produces the protein MAFLPPTATFTAALLLLFLHTPLATSSPLNLTGDSLSPYEVLQGYNFPVGLLPQGVLKYKLDESTGRFHAYLEGSCSFSLEGSYQLKYKSTISGIISNNRLKNLSGISVKILFLWLNIVEVVRDEDELEFSVGIASASFPIDNFYECPQCGCGLDCANSNGKVSKLRIKSSFPSI, from the coding sequence ATGGCTTTCCTTCCGCCCACCGCCACTTTCACAGCCgccctcctcctcctcttcctccACACCCCACTGGCCACGTCATCCCCCCTCAACCTCACCGGCGACTCCCTTTCACCCTACGAAGTCCTCCAAGGCTACAACTTCCCCGTTGGGCTTCTCCCCCAAGGCGTCTTAAAGTACAAATTAGATGAATCCACCGGTCGGTTCCATGCCTACTTAGAGGGTTCGTGTAGCTTCTCACTGGAAGGGTCTTATCAACTCAAATACAAATCCACGATCAGCGGGATCATCTCCAACAACAGGCTCAAAAACCTGAGTGGGATCAGTGTCAAGATCCTGTTTTTATGGCTCAACATCGTGGAGGTTGTTAGAGATGAAGATGAGCTGGAATTTTCGGTGGGGATTGCATCTGCTAGCTTTCCTATTGACAACTTTTACGAGTGCCCACAGTGCGGCTGCGGATTGGATTGCGCTAATAGTAATGGGAAAGTAAGCAAACTTAGAATTAAGTcttcttttccttcaatttag